A segment of the Tautonia rosea genome:
GGCGTCGTTCATCACCGTCGTTGGGTGTCTGAATCCTCGCTCGTCGACAGGCTGATTCGGACCCGGCGAGGCCGCGAACCGGCGACGGCCCGCGCTTCCTCGCTTGGTCGCGAGCACCTGCGCGCGGCGATCCGTGCAACCCTCATGACCGTCGACGAGGGTCTGAATGCCCTGAATTCCTCGCGATGGGGCAGGGGGGCGGACAAGCCTCCCGAAAATCGCAGTATGACGCCTAAGAATGCTGGATGGGTGCTTCGGCGTGGGATCGCTCGTCTGATCGGCTATGCCTCTGAGGGACGCAGGGTCGGGCAGCGACTGAGTGGGAAACTCCCGAAAAAACCGTCATGAGAGGGGGTGTGATGGCAAGGATCTCGCCATTCTGGCATCAAGGAGGTCGTTGATGCATCACGGTGTCCACTTGCCTAGAATTGCCGATTCGGTCTCTGGACACGAGGCGCTGAGCTACGTTACTGTCGTGCCCGACTCGCCCGGGAGGAGCTTCCGAGCCGAGGTCGAACACATCTCTCTGAATTCCCCAGCAGGACACATCAGGAGCATCCCCGTTGTCACCCATGAAGTGTTGTCTCGCGATGGTTGTCTGTCTGACCTGGACAGCGTGCGAGGTCCGATCCGACGAGCCGATCCCGGTTGGCGCATGGTTCGACTACCACCCCGACCAGTACGTGGTGATCGACAGCGAGACTGGCCTTGCCTGGCCAGCGGGTGAGGCGTTGCTTCCGCCGCCTTATGGGCAGATCTTGCTCAAGGGGAAGTTCCATTGGGTGACGACCACGGGCCTTCGCGACTTCGAGGCGACCAAATACGCCTCTGGCCATACGAACTGGCGGATACCGACCATCGCCGAACTCCGCACCGCCCGACAACACGGTCTGTACGAGGCCCTCGTGGAGGTCGCCAGGCTGGAAGGGTATCCCTACCCCATGCCTGTGGTACGCTTCGGCCTCTTCGGATCCTGGGCCAGCGATGTATCGAGCTCGAATCGGAGGGCGTGGGTCAATCTCCTCGGCCCGCTGCATCAAGAGGTCAGATGGTGGCCGACTCATTGGGGCTCCCGCCCCTACCTCCCCGTCCGAGAAACGGCACAGCCCACTCCCATCCTCTGGGCAGACGACATCCAGGAGGGGCAGCGCCCCTGGGGATTTAGCGGGTTGTTCACCCAGTACGATGGCAAGGCCGTCGAACCGGATGACGCCAACGGCGCGAACATCTCCAGGGTGCCGGACCCGGCCGGCGGCCCCGGCTTCGCAATGCGCCACTTCGCCGTCTTCGGGCCGAAGGTCGGCAGATCGCAGGCAGGCATCTGGAGCTTTAAGAATCCAGTCTTTGCGGAGCAAGCGAAAAGCGAAGAGGGGGTGTATATCGCCCAGGAGTGGTACTTCCCCGAGGCCCTCAGCGCGAACGGGCGTGGCACGCCATGGATCAGCCTCTGGGATTGGCATTCAGTCGGCCCGAACGGATCGAACCGATGGCATACTTCGCCCGGCATGTTCCTGACGAAGGATGGCTCGATGCGTTTCAATCTGAAATGGCATTCCGGGTCTACTGGCAATCCGACCAGTGCACTCTCGACGATTCCTTTACCCGTCGGCAGGTGGTTCGATGTCGAGATGTACTACAAGTGGACCACGGGGCCGACAACCATCAAGGTCTGGATTGATGGTGAGCTTGCCGTTGAGCAAACCGTTCCCTGGACGCGCCACCCTGATCACAACGTCGTGGAAACCTACATGAAGTTCTATGGTGCGGCACCCTCGACCACGCCGTGGTCTCCAACTCCCAGCGTCCGGTACACCCGCAACGTTCGAATCGCGGCCGATAGGATCGGGCCCGGCGGGAATTAAGCAGGCGTTCAGGGTTCCGACCGGTCACGAGCGACGGGCTCTCTGAAGACGCAGAGGTTTTCCTCGTCGAGACCCTCCGTGTTCAGCCCTCAAAAAAACGGGGTGGAGCGCAACTCCACCCCGTTTCGGTTTGGCACGGATCCCCAGGGCGTTGAGGGGATTTACTCCGATCCGCCTTCATCTCCGCTCGGCTGACCTTCGCCTGAGGAGGCCGAGCCGGCACCGGCCAGTTCTTCCTCGCTCTTGGAGGTGGCCTCGAAGACGAGCTTGGGACCGTCTTCGGTATCGCCGACGGTGACGGTCAGGGTGTCCTTGCCCTTGAACTCGCCCCGAAGGATCGACTCGGACATCGGGTCCTCGATCATGTTCTCGATCGCTCGGCGAAGCGGTCGGGCACCGTAATCAGGGTTAAAGCCCTTGTCGATGATGTAATCCTTCGACTCCTCGGTGAGGATGAGCCGCAAGCCCCGGTCGGCCAGGCGCTGGCGGACCTTCGTCAGCTCGATGTCGATGATGTGCTTCAGGTCCTCTCGCGTCAGGTTGTGGAAGACGATGATGTCGTCCAGACGGTTGAGGAACTCAGGGCGGAAGTACTTCTCGATGGCGACCTTCAGCCGCTCCTTCATTTCCTCGTAGTTGCTCGGGTCGTCCATGTTCCGACCGAAGCCGAGGACGTTCGACTGCGAGGTGGCCTCGACGCCCGCGTTCGTGGTCATGATGATGATCGTGTTCTTGAAGTCGACGACCCGGCCGACGTTGTCGGTCAGGCGGCCTTCTTCCATGATCTGCAAGAGCATGTTGAACACATCGGGATGGGCCTTCTCGATTTCATCGAGCAGGACCACCGAGTACGGCCGCCGGCGGATCTTCTCCGTCAACTGGCCACCCTCTTCATACCCGACATAGCCCGGAGGAGCACCGATCAATCGGCTGACGTTGTGCTTCTCCATGTACTCGGACATGTCGATCTGAATCAGCGCCTCAGCCTCGCCGAACATGAATTCGGCCAGACTCTTGGCCAGCAACGTTTTCCCGACGCCCGTCGGCCCGGCGAAGATGAAGCTGCCGATCGGCCGCTTCGGATCCTTCAAGCCGGCCCGGCTGCGGCGCACGGCCTGGCTGATCCGCTTGACCGCCTCGCGCTGGCTGATGACCTTCTTCTGCAGCTCCTCTTCCATCCGGACGAGGCGTTCGGTTTCCTCGGCCTCCAGGCGGGTGAGCGGCACGCCGGTCATCTTCGAGACGACCTCGGCGACGACTTCCTCGTCCACCGTGCCGTCCACTTCCTTGGCCTTTTCCCGCCATTCGCGGGTGATCGTTTCCTTCTTCTTCTTCAGCTTGTCGGCCTGGTCGCGCAGGGCCGCGGCCCGCTCGAAGTCCTGGTTGGCGACGGCCTCTTCCTTGTCCTGGTTCAGCCGTTCGATCTGCTCGTCCAGCTCTTTCAGGTCGGGCGGACGGGTCATCGCCTTCAGGCGGACGCGTGCCCCGGCCTCGTCGATCACGTCGATCGCCTTGTCCGGCAGGCAACGGCCGGAGATGTAGCGATCCGACATCTCGACGGCGGCTTCGAGCGCCTCGTCGGTGATCTGCACCCGGTGGTGCGCCTCGTAGCGGTCGCGTAGGCCTCGGAGAATCTCCAGAGCCTCGCTCTTGCTCGGCGGGTTGACCACAACCATCTGGAAGCGACGGTCAAGGGCCCCGTCCTTCTCGATGTACTTGCGGTACTCGTCGAGCGTCGTGGCGCCGATGCACTGCACCTCGCCTCGGGCCAGCGCCGGCTTCAACACGTTCGAGGCGTCGATCGCCCCTTCGGCCCCGCCGGCCCCGACGAGCGTGTGCAACTCGTCGATGAACAAAATCGTGTTCTTGGCCCGGCGGACCTCGTTCATAACGGCCTTGATCCGCTCCTCGAACTGGCCGCGATACTTCGTCCCGGCGACCATCATCGCCAGGTCGAGCACGACGATCCGACGGTCGCGGAGCAGTTCCGGCACGTTGGCGTCAACGATGAGCTGGGCCAGCCCTTCGACGATCGCCGTCTTGCCGACGCCGGCCTCGCCGAGCAGCACCGGGTTGTTTTTCTGGCGGCGCGAGAGGATCTGAACCACTCGCTCGATTTCATTCTGGCGGCCGATGACCGGGTCGAGCTTCCCTTGACGGGCCAGCTCGGTAAGGTCTCGCCCGAAGCTATCCAGAGCGGGAGTCTTCGACTTGCCGCCCTTGGCCGCGGCGCCGCCGCCACCGCGTTCTGCTTCGCCGCCTGCGTCCATCCCGTGACCGAGCAAGTTGAGTACCTCCTCGCGGACTTCCTCGAGCTTCAAGCCCAGGTTCATCAAGACCTGAGCGGCCACGCCCTCCTGCTCACGCAGCAGGCCAAGCAGCAAGTGCTCCGTCCCGACGTAGTTGTGATTGAGATTCCGGGCCTCTTCGATGGCGTATTCGATAACCTTCTTGGCACGGGGGGTCTGGGGAAGCTTCCCCATCGTGACCATGTCCGGACCGGATTGAACGATTTTCTCCACCTCGACCCGGATCTTCCTCAGGTCGACGTCGAGGTTCTTCAGCACATTGGCCGCGACCCCGCTGCCCTCCTTGACCAGGCCCAGCAGCACATGCTCAGTGCCGACGTACTCGTGGTTGAAGCGCTGGGCCTCCTGATTGGCCAGCTGCATCACCTTCCGAGCACGGTCGGTGAAACGTTCGTACATCAGCGATCGACTCCGACGGCTGTCCGGCCCGGCCGGGGCCGCACCGGTCCGGGGCATCCTCACGGGTGTTACGACGCGGTGCGACCGCTTGTTCTGCCAATCGGTTCGGACCGGCCCGCGGGACGCTTCCCGCGATCCGACAGTCGGCCCGAGGCCCCGCTCCGGTGCCGATGACTGTTCTTACTGCCAATTGTCGGCAGTCGTCCCCCGCTTTTCAACCTCTGCGGGGTGGATTCGGGCCGCTCCGGGGCCCTCCTCCGGTCATGACTCGTCCATCTGGTCCAGGGCTCGGCGGATTTCCCACCCCCATTTCGTACCCCCTTCCAGCTCCAAACACTGGCGAAACGCCCGCCGCGCCTCGTCCGGCTGATCAATCCGCACGAACAAGGTCCCCAGGTGCATGTACACGTCAGCGTCGGTTTCGTCCATCGTCAGAATTTGCTCGAACCGCCGCCTTGCGTCGTTCCAGCGCCCGCGGAGGTAATGTTCGGTCGCCTCACGGTACAACCGTTCGATCTCCGCCCGATACCGTTCCGGGTGGCATCGCCAGACCCACCAGAGCGTGTACGCCAGGCTCGCCAGCCAGGTGCCCACGGCCAGGGCGGTCACGAAGGTTGTCAGGGCTGGCGGTACCGCCTCGGTCCAGATCAGGTGCGTGACAATCGCCAGGTTTAACGTCCCGGCGAAGACGCTCGCCAGGATCAATCCCATGACCTCTTGCCCCGACCAGACCTGCGGCAAGCCCGGCCACAGGCTCAACGCCGCAATCCAGAACCGCCTGGGCATGGTTCGGCTCCTTCCGACTCGATCCCCGAGTCCCCGATCCTTCCGAGAACCCCGGATGCTTCCCTTTTAGTACGATTGGAAGTCTAGCGAATCCTCTTCATCCAGGCAACCGCGCTTCCGTTGGCCCGTCTCCATCAATCCTTTCCTCCGATCGCGAGGGAGCCGGACGCCTCCTGTCCTGGCGAGTGGGCCAGCCCCCCCAAACCCTCGCCCCCGCTCGCGGGGGAGAGGGTGGCCGCAGGCCGGGTGAGGGGGTTCCCTGCTCGAACGCCACGCCTGGCAATCGCGCCAACGCCCCCCCCTTCCCGACGGTTTGGGAATGTCCTGGCCCTCGTCACTCCAACGTCACGGTCATTTCCAGCGTTCCCCCTTTCTCCGCCTCGAACCGGATCGTTGCCTCGCC
Coding sequences within it:
- a CDS encoding ATP-dependent Clp protease ATP-binding subunit yields the protein MYERFTDRARKVMQLANQEAQRFNHEYVGTEHVLLGLVKEGSGVAANVLKNLDVDLRKIRVEVEKIVQSGPDMVTMGKLPQTPRAKKVIEYAIEEARNLNHNYVGTEHLLLGLLREQEGVAAQVLMNLGLKLEEVREEVLNLLGHGMDAGGEAERGGGGAAAKGGKSKTPALDSFGRDLTELARQGKLDPVIGRQNEIERVVQILSRRQKNNPVLLGEAGVGKTAIVEGLAQLIVDANVPELLRDRRIVVLDLAMMVAGTKYRGQFEERIKAVMNEVRRAKNTILFIDELHTLVGAGGAEGAIDASNVLKPALARGEVQCIGATTLDEYRKYIEKDGALDRRFQMVVVNPPSKSEALEILRGLRDRYEAHHRVQITDEALEAAVEMSDRYISGRCLPDKAIDVIDEAGARVRLKAMTRPPDLKELDEQIERLNQDKEEAVANQDFERAAALRDQADKLKKKKETITREWREKAKEVDGTVDEEVVAEVVSKMTGVPLTRLEAEETERLVRMEEELQKKVISQREAVKRISQAVRRSRAGLKDPKRPIGSFIFAGPTGVGKTLLAKSLAEFMFGEAEALIQIDMSEYMEKHNVSRLIGAPPGYVGYEEGGQLTEKIRRRPYSVVLLDEIEKAHPDVFNMLLQIMEEGRLTDNVGRVVDFKNTIIIMTTNAGVEATSQSNVLGFGRNMDDPSNYEEMKERLKVAIEKYFRPEFLNRLDDIIVFHNLTREDLKHIIDIELTKVRQRLADRGLRLILTEESKDYIIDKGFNPDYGARPLRRAIENMIEDPMSESILRGEFKGKDTLTVTVGDTEDGPKLVFEATSKSEEELAGAGSASSGEGQPSGDEGGSE
- a CDS encoding heparin lyase I family protein, which translates into the protein MKCCLAMVVCLTWTACEVRSDEPIPVGAWFDYHPDQYVVIDSETGLAWPAGEALLPPPYGQILLKGKFHWVTTTGLRDFEATKYASGHTNWRIPTIAELRTARQHGLYEALVEVARLEGYPYPMPVVRFGLFGSWASDVSSSNRRAWVNLLGPLHQEVRWWPTHWGSRPYLPVRETAQPTPILWADDIQEGQRPWGFSGLFTQYDGKAVEPDDANGANISRVPDPAGGPGFAMRHFAVFGPKVGRSQAGIWSFKNPVFAEQAKSEEGVYIAQEWYFPEALSANGRGTPWISLWDWHSVGPNGSNRWHTSPGMFLTKDGSMRFNLKWHSGSTGNPTSALSTIPLPVGRWFDVEMYYKWTTGPTTIKVWIDGELAVEQTVPWTRHPDHNVVETYMKFYGAAPSTTPWSPTPSVRYTRNVRIAADRIGPGGN
- a CDS encoding tetratricopeptide repeat protein, translated to MPRRFWIAALSLWPGLPQVWSGQEVMGLILASVFAGTLNLAIVTHLIWTEAVPPALTTFVTALAVGTWLASLAYTLWWVWRCHPERYRAEIERLYREATEHYLRGRWNDARRRFEQILTMDETDADVYMHLGTLFVRIDQPDEARRAFRQCLELEGGTKWGWEIRRALDQMDES